In Ascochyta rabiei chromosome 2, complete sequence, one genomic interval encodes:
- a CDS encoding zinc-finger protein, whose translation MFTSLAVPLAGSKRDAAALSGDDAQRQNQSSSQVTGTGQKEYPAEHVNPQAVCCSHCPEVRPSKRRASAHQVGEFHNLTAESHPPIGTDQQFPDDCFEKFCQECNFDATCPPDCELACPGDDVCDAVCTPDDACFDPHCSQSPPQCSDGCVDPECTKLSCPDQPCFCQKCDAQPCPLGDPDNDCHFAHSAPTGAGTIYCYDNASCHFQERYPNHTGPLAAYETYPCFSQAHTHFAGDSASTHASTAPTPLLSPSNYTSLESAFTSEPSPAPGQTTFTNNCFLDISGDHCHIDNSCCHGPSRACGDYPAASQQNLDLWNSSIARGNGLSNGFMNFGLHSQPTSPTTMSGMSSANMFSNHFDNSMLGFNDNSWMLPGSSFENAFPSNGIGASKLDSLASAIQNEIMNPINSLTATPSIDTNSIVDTPNHSSTSSGESSRACKWQHAPGLLCLAVFPSASALHKHIKTAHVDNCTSCFCQWEGCDASAKDFKQRSKLSRHLLGHAGYRPYACSYAGCDKTFATNQAKDNHERTHTGERPYVCDRCGYTTTTHTQLQTHISALHEGKKPHKCRFCEFTCADSSNLSKHERTHQTLRPYRCPHANCTFKPDCRWENLKRHLRRSGHCPELLVEASEEYKSYRGSVRREIDNWHKRNGDEGMGKMSRRKGRGSVG comes from the exons ATGTTCACTTCCCTAGCCGTCCCGCTCGCTGGATCAAAGCGAGATGCGGCCGCCCTGAGCGGTGATGACGCCCAACGCCAAAACCAATCGTCATCCCAGGTGACAGGTACGGGCCAGAAGGAGTACCCAGCTGAACACGTCAATCCACAGGCTGTGTGCTGCAGTCATTGCCCGGAAGTGCGCCCGTCTAAGCGCAGGGCCTCAGCGCACCAGGTTGGCGAGTTTCACAACCTGACGGCAGAGTCGCACCCACCCATCGGCACAGACCAGCAGTTTCCAGACGACTGCTTCGAGAAGTTCTGCCAGGAATGCAACTTCGATGCTACTTGTCCGCCAGACTGCGAGCTGGCGTGTCCAGGCGACGATGTCTGCGATGCCGTCTGTACTCCAGACGATGCCTGCTTCGACCCCCACTGTTCCCAAAGCCCTCCCCAGTGCTCAGATGGTTGTGTTGACCCTGAGTGCACAAAGCTCTCGTGTCCAGATCAGCCGTGCTTCTGCCAGAAGTGCGATGCTCAGCCTTGCCCTTTGGGTGACCCAGACAACGACTGCCACTTTGCACACTCAGCCCCCACTGGCGCCGGCACCATATACTGTTACGACAACGCATCTTGCCACTTCCAAGAAAGGTATCCCAACCATACTGGTCCGCTTGCAGCATACGAAACCTATCCATGCTTCTCTCAGGCTCACACACATTTCGCCGGAGACAGTGCCTCAACACACGCCTCTACCGCCCCCACTCCTCTGCTATCGCCTAGCAACTACACCTCTTTAGAGAGCGCTTTCACCAGCGAACCTTCTCCTGCACCCGGGCAGACCACATTCACCAACAACTGCTTCCTCGACATCAGTGGGGACCACTGTCATATCGACAACTCTTGCTGTCATGGACCGAGCAGAGCCTGTGGAGATTATCCCGCGGCGTCTCAACAAAATCTCGACTTATGGAACAGCTCCATAGCCCGAGGCAACGGACTGTCCAATGGCTTCATGAACTTTGGGCTTCACAGTCAGCCCACCTCGCCAACGACTATGAGTGGGATGTCGAGTGCGAACATGTTCAGCAACCACTTTGACAATTCGATGTTAGGGTTCAATGACAACTCATGGATGCTTCCCGGCTCCTCATTTGAGAACGCCTTCCCTTCCAACGGCATTGGTGCCAGCAAACTTGACTCCCTAGCTTCGGCCATCCAGAACGAGATAATGAATCCCATAAACTCTCTCACGGCCACCCCTTCGATAGACACTAACTCGATCGTCGACACTCCAAACCACTCCAGCACATCATCGGGCGAATCCAGCCGCGCCTGCAAATGGCAACACGCCCCGGGCCTTCTCTGCCTCGCCGTCTTCCCTTCCGCCTCCGCTCTCCATAAGCACATCAAAACCGCTCACGTCGACAACTGTACCTCCTGCTTCTGCCAGTGGGAAGGCTGCGACGCCTCAGCCAAAGACTTCAAGCAACGCTCCAAGCTCTCGCGACACTTGCTAGGCCACGCAGGCTACCGACCCTACGCATGCAGTTACGCGGGCTGCGACAAGACATTCGCTACCAACCAAGCAAAGGATAATCATGAGAGGACGCACACAGGTGAGCGACCGTACGTGTGTGATCGCTGTGGGTacacgacgacgacgcacACGCAGCTACAGACCCATATCAGCGCGCTGCACGAAGGGAAGAAACCGCACAAGTGTCGGTTCTGTGAGTTTACATGTGCAGATAGCAGCAATTTGAGCAAGCACGAGAGGACCCACCAG ACCCTCCGTCCATACCGCTGCCCCCACGCAAACTGCACATTCAAGCCCGACTGCCGCTGGGAAAACCTCAAGCGGCATCTGCGCCGGTCGGGTCACTGTCCCGAGCTGCTGGTCGAAGCAAGCGAGGAGTACAAAAGCTACAGGGGAAGCGTGCGAAGAGAGATTGACAATTGGCACAAGAGAAACGGGGACGAGGGGATGGGGAAGATGAGTAGACGGAAAGGGAGAGGATCTGTTGGGTAG
- a CDS encoding DNA-directed DNA polymerase — protein sequence MSGKELAAKEAYFKEQSLLDISDDEISYNDEAFDRIESAMAEMPPTRLARQPSSFLGPTPKEVRADFEAHTTRRRTTIRDDAKTLNRSATVPEIELTQSFPVTKPRTKQLSTIEDNANSKMKRITSLPNMTGLDQTPFYQQMGVVPRELKNGKNVKLADNIKLEPESKQLLRGKIVYFYPNDDISMVRRTRIHKVIQLGAAWVNKWRDDVTHVFVDDVSYTYTQLLRHFNRAGFPKKVVLAKFDPFIPQCIQFGTLMDPSAARFSIKGAPQRGQASQMPKKSLAASETSGESQASLKIKSPKKQKGAVPSQKTDSIPTEGTPSQAIEKIPESPFQERVEDSFVMPSSEIGEQLPEATIPGASFGDELLQAIRETKAIAHLPIDDEDDESTPTPSVIGADDIDSGTDDELLEMPTKSRKKQYAISAISATGRSKKKGFDQSSFQCMDPSTNGFSCQNPNTRTIQILEEMGRHYDQMQDQWRTLAYRRGVNTLKKQTVRINTAKEAAALPSIGSRLAEKIEEIVLTNRLRKLDNTKDDPLDQVLRLFLGVYGAGLVQANKWIQAGHRTLEDLYNKAKLTESQKIGLEHYTDFNSRMPRAEVAAHGAIVISALKKIDPTFQATIMGSYRRGASDSGDIDMLITRPGSSLSHLHTVVFSTLVPHLFRTAFLTASLATSRAADATGSKWHGASCLPGSCVWRRMDFLLVPECEMGAALLYFTGNDIFNRSMRLLARKKGMRLNQKGLYKDVKRGRRGEKLNEGVLVEGRSERRIFEVLGVPWREPHERVC from the exons ATGTCAGGTAAAGAGCTTGCAGCTAAGGAAGCATACTTCAAGGAACAGAGTCTCTTAGATATTTCAGACGATGAGATAAGCTACAATGACGAAGCCTTCGACAGGATCGAGAGTGCAATGGCCGAGATGCCTCCAACGAGACTCGCGCGTCAACCAAGCAGCTTCCTCGGACCAACACCAAAAGAAGTGAGAGCAGACTTCGAGGCACACACGACACGACGTCGTACAACAATACGAGACGATGCTAAAACTTTGAATCGATCGGCTACAGTTCCCGAAATAGAGTTGACACAAAGCTTTCCGGTCACTAAGCCACGAACCAAACAACTGTCTACGATCGAAGACAACGCAAATAGCAAAATGAAACGCATCACATCTTTGCCCAATATGACTGGACTAGATCAAACGCCCTTCTACCAGCAAATGGGCGTGGTACCACGAGAGCTCAAGAACGGAAAGAACGTCAAGCTAGCAGACAACATCAAGCTCGAACCTGAGTCGAAGCAATTACTGCGAGGCAAGATCGTCTACTTTTATCCTAACGATGATATCAGTATGGTGCGGCGGACGCGTATTCACAAGGTGATCCAGCTCGGAGCAGCCTGGGTGAACAAGTGGAGAGACGACGTCACACATGTCTTTGTGGACGATGTCAGCTACACGTACACACAACTGCTGCGGCATTTCAACCGAGCAGGCTTTCCA AAGAAGGTAGTGTTAGCCAAGTTCGATCCTTTCATACCACAATGTATACAATTTGGCACGCTCATGGACCCGTCTGCTGCACGATTCAGCATAAAAGGTGCGCCTCAGCGAGGTCAAGCAAGTCAGATGCCGAAAAAATCACTAGCTGCTTCCGAAACTTCAGGCGAATCGCAGGCTTCGTTGAAAATTAAATCACCAAAGAAGCAGAAGGGCGCTGTCCCATCTCAGAAGACGGATTCTATTCCCACAGAAGGCACCCCGAGCCAGGCTATCGAAAAGATCCCCGAAAGTCCGTTTCAAGAAAGGGTCGAGGATAGCTTTGTGATGCCTTCGTCGGAAATTGGTGAACAACTCCCTGAAGCTACAATTCCCGGTGCTTCTTTTGGGGATGAGCTCTTGCAGGCCATACGAGAAACCAAAGCGATCGCACATCTCCCGATCGATGACGAAGATGATGAAAGCACTCCTACCCCGAGTGTGATTGGTGCAGACGATATCGACTCAGGTACCGATGACGAGCTTCTGGAGATGCCAACGAAGTCTCGAAAAAAGCAGTATGCTATCTCCGCCATATCTGCGACTGGCAGAAGCAAAAAGAAAGGCTTCGATCAAAGCAGTTTCCAGTGCATGGATCCAAGCACCAACGGCTTTTCTTGCCAGAACCCGAACACTCGCACTATCCAGATCCTCGAAGAGATGGGTAGGCATTACGACCAAATGCAAGATCAGTGGCGCACACTGGCCTATCGGAGGGGAGTCAACACGCTCAAGAAGCAGACAGTAAGGATCAATACAGCAAAAGAGGCAGCAGCTCTGCCATCCATTGGCTCTAGGCTTGCCGAGAAGATCGAAGAAATTGTGCTGACGAACCGTCTCCGCAAACTCGACAACACCAAGGACGATCCGCTCGATCAAGTGCTCCGTCTCTTTCTGGGAGTATATGGCGCTGGTCTAGTCCAAGCCAACAAATGGATACAAGCCGGCCACCGCACGCTCGAAGACCTGTACAACAAAGCCAAGCTCACCGAAAGCCAAAAAATCGGTCTCGAGCACTACACCGACTTCAACTCGCGCATGCCGCGTGCAGAAGTAGCCGCACACGGCGCCATCGTCATCAGCGCCCTCAAGAAAATCGACCCAACCTTCCAAGCCACAATAATGGGCAGCTACCGCCGCGGCGCTTCGGATTCAGGCGACATCGACATGCTGATAACGCGCCCAGGATCCTCGCTTTCACACCTGCACACGGTTGTATTCTCCACGTTGGTCCCACACCTCTTCCGGACCGCTTTCCTGACAGCCTCGCTCGCCACGTCCCGCGCCGCCGACGCCACAGGGTCGAAATGGCACGGCGCGTCCTGTCTCCCCGGCTCCTGCGTCTGGCGCCGCATGGACTTTCTGCTCGTCCCGGAGTGCGAGATGGGTGCTGCGTTGCTCTATTTCACGGGTAATGATATCTTCAATCGCAGTATGCGCTTGCTGGCTCGGAAAAAAGGGATGCGGCTTAATCAGAAGGGACTGTACAAGGATGTGAAGCGTGGTCGTCGCGGGGAGAAACTCAATGAGGGGGTCCTTGTCGAGGGGAGGAGTGAGAGGAGGATCTTTGAGGTCTTGGGTGTGCCGTGGAGAGAGCCTCATGAGCGTGTTTGTTAA
- a CDS encoding Mitochondrial ATPase complex subunit atp10 yields the protein MLQPRISARMQHAIFSSSTVCLRCETRSAFRPFAQRLSTRTLTTSRAYKQSVTEPAKQQPPPPPSKDDDVFVPKPLGRPIGFPDPPQAGENTGNIRVKKDYSGMTMSQRNLAKRADLVEKWGTNYFRDFKNIRKYRSGKTFMANPRIFRKEAALYFPNFHGETLSQAEADTTHVLQGKVSVVSVYSSQWGETQARTFTGKTENPELQEILRENAGVAQMVDINIEENSLKAWIIALFKWQLKAKRSQEEWGRYFVVRKGVSEKIRETIGLLNGRVGYVYVVDEECRIRWAGSGDAEGTEMQDMNKGFRKLVETRKAFA from the coding sequence ATGTTACAACCCCGGATATCAGCGCGCATGCAGCATGCGATTTTCAGCTCATCGACTGTATGCCTCCGGTGCGAGACTCGATCTGCGTTCCGCCCATTCGCACAGCGACTCTCTACTCGAACCCTCACCACCTCGCGCGCATATAAACAATCGGTCACCGAGCCCGCAAAACAGCAGCCCCCACCGCCGCCCTCAAAAGACGACGATGTCTTCGTTCCCAAACCCCTCGGGCGCCCAATCGGCTTCCCGGACCCACCACAAGCAGGAGAAAACACTGGCAACATCCGCGTGAAGAAAGACTACAGCGGCATGACCATGTCGCAGCGCAACCTCGCGAAGCGCGCCGACCTAGTCGAGAAGTGGGGAACCAACTACTTCCGCGACTTCAAAAACATCCGCAAGTACCGGTCAGGCAAGACCTTCATGGCGAACCCGCGCATCTTCCGAAAAGAAGCAGCGCTGTATTTTCCCAACTTCCACGGCGAGACGCTGAGTCAGGCTGAGGCAGACACGACGCATGTCCTCCAGGGCAAGGTCAGCGTTGTTAGTGTGTATAGCTCGCAGTGGGGCGAGACTCAGGCGCGCACGTTTACGGGCAAGACGGAGAATCCAGAGCTGCAGGAGATACTAAGGGAAAATGCAGGTGTGGCGCAAATGGTGGATATCAACATTGAGGAGAACAGTCTGAAGGCGTGGATCATTGCGCTATTCAAGTGGCAGTTGAAGGCGAAGAGGAGCCAGGAGGAGTGGGGAAGGTACTTTGTTGTGAGGAAGGGGGTCAGCGAGAAGATCAGGGAGACGATTGGGCTGCTGAACGGGAGAGTCGGGTATGTATACGTTGTGGATGAGGAGTGTAGGATAAGGTGGGCGGGGAGCGGCGATGCGGAGGGGACCGAGATGCAGGATATGAACAAGGGATTCAGGAAACTGGTGGAGACAAGAAAGGCATTTGCATGA
- a CDS encoding protein transport protein gos1 yields MSSTGGGWAQLRQQARALEQQTETLFHTYSQFASAPSIPQKPSEDELRTETNLQELLEKREALVGQLSRLLDSESSSSAVKLNNLARHREILSDHRRELSRIRSTITDARNRANLLSNVRDDIDQYRSANPEADYMLDERSRIDNSHNVADSVLSQAYAVNENFRVQRETLTSIQRRIVGAASQVPGINSLMARIGSKKRRDGIILGSFIAFCFLMLLWFW; encoded by the exons ATGTCTTCCACCGGCGGAGGATGGGCGCAACTGCGCCAGCAAGCACGTGCTCTTGAGCAACAG ACAGAGACACTCTTCCATACATACTCGCAATTCGCATCAGCACCCAGCATACCGCAAAAGCCCTCCGAAGACGAACTACGGACCGAAACAAACCTGCAAGAGCTGCTCGAGAAGAGAGAAGCACTTGTTGGCCAGCTATCGAGACTGCTAGACTCCGAGTCGTCTTCCTCCGCTGTAAAGCTGAACAACCTCGCTCGACACCGCGAGATCCTCTCAGACCACCGCCGCGAGCTCTCTCGTATTAGATCCACCATCACCGATGCGCGTAACCGAGCGAACCTCCTCTCCAATGTCAGAGACGATATCGACCAGTACCGCTCTGCGAATCCAGAGGCCGACTACATGCTAGACGAGCGAAGTCGCATTGATAACTCGCACAATGTAGCCGACTCGGTGCTCAGTCAAGCCTACGCTGTCAACGAGAACTTCAGAGTGCAGAGGGAGACGTTGACAAGCATCCAAAGGAGAATAGTAGGCGCTGCAAGCCAAGTACCAGGCATCAATAGCCTGATGGCCAGGATTGGatcgaagaagaggagagaCGGTATTATCTTGGGAAGCTTTATCGCGTTCTGCTTTCTGATGCTTCTATGGTTCTGGTAA
- a CDS encoding 60S ribosomal protein L35, L29: MSQSKVKTAQLWNKSKDELATQLADLKSELISLRTAKVAGGSSTKLTRIHDVRKGIAKVLTVINANQRAQLRLFYKGKKYLPLDLRSKQTRAIRRRLTKHESSLVTEKQKKRNIHFPQRKYAVKA, encoded by the exons ATG TCTCAGTCCAAGGTC AAGACCGCCCAGCTCTGGAACAAGTCCAAGGATGAGCTTGCGACCCAGCTCGCCGACCTCAAGTC GGAGTTGATCTCGCTCAGGACTGCCAAGGTTGCTGGAGGTTCATCCACCAAGCTCACCCGCATCCATGACGTCCGCAAGGGTATCGCGAAGGTCCTTACCGTCATCAACGCCAACCAGCGCGCCCAGCTGAGGCTCTTCTACAAGGGCAAGAA GTACCTCCCCCTCGACCTCCGATCCAAGCAGACCCGTGCCATCCGCCGAAGGCTCACCAAGCACGAGTCGTCGCTCGTCACcgagaagcagaagaagaggaacATCCACTTCCCCCAGCGCAAGTACGCCGTCAAGGCATAA
- a CDS encoding Phosphomevalonate kinase — protein MSAASTSSHAEAPLTPTAVSCPAKVLVAGGYLVLDRNYTGLVFGLDARIHCVVEPIKSTSGVSISEIVVKSPQFRDAIWEYGYRAKEADGGIGVNTLSVGHNQPLSRNPFIETALTYALTYIWTLTANHIIAPASVRILADQAYYSNPGTSVSSSRFLDFGVSLKEAHKTGLGSSAALVTSFTAAVLSFYLPKDLFDLESERGLTILHNLAQASHSYAQGKVGSGFDIASAVFGSCLYKRFSPSLLSSLPSPGQPGFGSKLRELVEGEWDTEIAKAAIKMPAGLRLVMCDVDCGSETPGMVKQVLKWRADKATEAEGIWQRLQGGNEALAAELTRLAEEKDESEGRYAKLAVMIEENRACIRDMGVKSGVPIEPPQQTALLDYCTRLPGVVGGVVPGAGGFDAIVLLVEDKEDVLDALKQKLSQFKADNVQAEGPKIGRVGTVDVREEMVGVKREDLVLYKVWST, from the exons ATGAGTGCCGCCAGCACTTCCTCCCACGCGGAGGCGCCGTTGACCCCAACCGCCGTCTCCTGTCCGGCAAAGGTGCTAGTTGCCGGAGGCTACCTCGTGCTCGACCGCAACTACACTGGCCTGGTCTTTGGTCTGGATGCAAGAATTCATTGTGTCGTCGAGCCCATCAAGTCAACGTCTGGCGTTTCGATCAGTGAGATTGTCGTGAAGAGCCCACAATTTCGTGATGCTATCTGGGAGTATGGATACAGAGCCAAGGAGGCAGATGGAGGCATTGGCGTGAATACGTTGAGTGT TGGCCACAATCAGCCCCTCTCCCGTAACCCGTTCATCGAGACCGCCCTCACCTACGCTCTAACTTACATCTGGACACTCACCGCCAACCACATCATAGCACCCGCTTCGGTTCGCATCCTCGCTGACCAAGCCTACTACTCTAATCCAGGTACTTCCGTGTCGAGTTCCCGCTTCCTCGACTTTGGCGTATCCCTCAAGGAAGCCCACAAAACGGGCCTCGGATCCAGCGCCGCTCTGGTGACATCCTTCACCGCAGCAGTCCTTAGTTTCTACCTGCCAAAAGACCTCTTTGATCTGGAGAGCGAGCGCGGGCTGACTATCCTCCACAACCTGGCACAGGCAAGTCACTCGTATGCCCAGGGCAAGGTCGGCTCCGGCTTCGACATCGCCAGCGCTGTCTTTGGATCATGTCTGTACAAGCGATTCTCGCCCTCTCTTCTTTCCTCGCTCCCGTCGCCCGGCCAGCCCGGCTTCGGATCCAAACTGCGTGAACTCGTCGAGGGCGAATGGGACACTGAAATTGCCAAAGCAGCGATCAAGATGCCTGCGGGTCTGCGCCTGGTCATGTGCGACGTCGACTGCGGCTCCGAGACGCCCGGAATGGTCAAGCAGGTGCTCAAGTGGCGCGCCGACAAGGCGACAGAGGCTGAAGGTATCTGGCAGAGACTGCAGGGCGGTAACGAGGCACTAGCTGCGGAGCTCACGCGGCTTGCCGAGGAGAAGGATGAGAGCGAGGGCCGGTACGCCAAACTCGCCGTCATGATCGAGGAGAACAGAGCCTGTATCCGCGACATGGGCGTCAAATCCGGCGTGCCCATCGAGCCGCCGCAGCAAACCGCGCTGCTGGACTACTGCACCCGCCTACCCGGTGTCGTTGGTGGTGTAGTCCCCGGCGCTGGCGGATTCGATGCCATCGTGCTGCTGGTCGAGGACAAAGAAGACGTCCTGGACGCCCTGAAGCAGAAGCTGAGTCAGTTCAAGGCAGACAACGTACAAGCTGAGGGCCCGAAGATTGGCCGGGTCGGGACTGTGGATGTTAGAGAGGAGATGGTCGGTGTCAAGAGGGAGGATCTGGTGCTGTATAAGGTGTGGTCGACTTGA